CGAGAACGAGATGAGAAACCAGCACGTGAACATCCTGCAGATCAAAAAAGAAATCTGCGAGATCGGGCGGCGGGTGTACGCCAAGGGCTTTGCCGCCGCCAACGACGGCAACATCAGCTATCGCATCAGCGAAAACGAGGTGCTCTGCTCGCCCACGATGATCTGCAAGGGCTTCATGCAGCCCGACGATATTTGCAGCGTCGACATGAACGGCAAGCAGGTCTCGGGCAAGAAGAAGCGGACGAGCGAAGTGCTGTTGCACCTGACGATCATGAAGGAGCGGCCCGACGTGAAGGCGGTGGTGCATTGCCACCCGCCGCATGCCACGGCGTTTGCGGTGGCGCGCGAGCCGATTCCGCAATGCGTGCTGCCGGAAGTTGAGGTGTTTCTGGGCGAAGTGCCGCTGGCGCAGTA
This sequence is a window from Pirellulales bacterium. Protein-coding genes within it:
- a CDS encoding class II aldolase/adducin family protein, whose amino-acid sequence is MRNQHVNILQIKKEICEIGRRVYAKGFAAANDGNISYRISENEVLCSPTMICKGFMQPDDICSVDMNGKQVSGKKKRTSEVLLHLTIMKERPDVKAVVHCHPPHATAFAVAREPIPQCVLPEVEVFLGEVPLAQYATPGDQKFADTVLPFAKKSNVIILTNHGVVSFGETLEKAYWWTEILDAYCRILILAKQVGGLNYFNEREAQELLGLKSRLGFSDPRLDPEMKDCDI